The window GGGGCGAACGCGGCCGGAGACGCCGGTGGCCTCACGGGGCGAAGCGTTCGAAGACCCACTCGCCCTCTCCCCGGCGCGTCATGGCTCCCGGCGGGGCCGAGCCGTCCCGCAGGCGTCGGAAGACGATGCGGTCGTGCAGGCGGTTGGTTTGGCCCTGCCAGAACTCCACCACCTCTGGCTGCAGGATGTAGCCCCCCCTTGGCAGAGAAACACGGGGCTTTAGCGGGGGGGGGGCCCCGACGGCGGGCAGcaccctgcccgcagcccccgcgaCTCACCAGTACGCCGGCTTGGGCACCGCCGCCTCCCGGTACCGCTCCTCCAGCTCCGCGTTCTTCTTCCATAGGTACTgcggggcaggggaagggggtgaAGGGCAGCCCTggtcccccctgccccccaaagGGTCGCCCGCTCACCTCCCTGTCCGGGATGACGGTGCTTTGCCGGCTGACCACGGCCCCGATCTGGCTGCTCTTGGGGCGGGAGTGGAAGTACCGCTCGGATTCCTCCTCCGGCAGCCGCTTCACCGAGCCCTCGATCCGAACCTGCGCCAGGCACCGAACTGCTCCATCCCCTCACtctcccccctccaaaaaacgTGGGCACCCCCCATCCCGTTTCATTCCCAGGGGCTGGGACCCATCTGAGCGTCACCCCCACTCATATACTGGGGATCAAACCCTTAAACACTCCAGTGACCTTAAACACTCCAAGCTGGCATCCCAACCAGTTATTCTAATCCATATTTATTGAtcctgaggaaaaaattatgtattatATCTATATAGAGACATTTATACACTTTACCTAGATCTATATTACAGTTTTGGACAGTTTATGCTTTTAATTTAGTTAATTTAGACCAGTCAGGTCTCTGGACAAACTCGTGTAGGTCTCAGTAGTCTTTGAGGTATTATATATTTGGTTGCAAAAAGCACCAAAGTTTCGTGAGACATCGTTATATAACGTAAGATTTCTCTAGAAAGTTTTGGAAAAGCAGATCTTGGTAAGTCATTAGAAACTAAACCTGATCTGGAAAAATCACGGGCTTTGGCCCTTTGTATTTTTGCCAAGAAGTGCAAAAAAGCAGCTTGAAATTAAGCTGAATATATACAACATGCAGCTAAGCTGGCAACCTCCTCGCTTCAGGGAGTTTTGGATATAAGTTGACATAGGTTAGAAATGGATCTGTCAaacccccagaaaaaaaatccattcaggaatattaaataataaaacattataTCTATCTTAGGAAGTTCCCGAGTCACAAATTGTGCAAAGTTAGATGAGAATTCAGGGGAAATGTGATTAAATGTTATAAAATTAGCTTTTTTGAACACTTATCTGTAAATATGTCTTGCTGGTCACTGCCTGGGACAAGATTTTGTGCATGGCAGACCTTTCATCTGACCCAAGATGTTCATTCTTACAGTATTTGTGTttgagagatatatatatatatgaaagaCTTTTTTAGTGATTTTTGAACTGTAGGAATACCAGAAATTTAAATTCTGGCTAGGTATAACTGGAACAAATGCATTAGAAACTTATGAGCCTTGCAGAGTCTTTTACATATACttgagattaaaaagaaatgagattaaatgagatgaaaatgaaaatttatgagattaaaaaaagaaattaaaaagaaatgagattaAAACTCACTTAAAAATACCCCCCCCCACGCTTCCAGCTCTCCGTTAGTTATAATTGTGGATTTTATTCCCTGATATCCTAAATTTTCAGCTCTCCACCTGACAATGGAGTTTCCCGGGGTAAACATAAGTTATGTTAAACACAGTTAAGAAAGATGTAAGAACGCGTGTGCCCCAACACCCCACGCCGAGGCGGGGAGCACCCACTGCCCGACGCCGTGCCAAGGGCCTGACCAGGCTCCCCCCATGCCCCCGGGGGACCAGGACTCACCTGCCGGTTGAGGGGCTCCCAGTAGAAGACGAGGGCAGCGAAGGGGTTGGCGtcctggggagaggagagagctgTCAGCCCACCAGAGCCAcccccagagaccccccccagctccaccACGGCAGGACCGGACGGTGTGGGGCAGAGCCACCCCCCAACCCAGGGCTGCTCCGAGAGCCTCACCCCGCTGCAAAGGGGCTGGAAAGgcgccgtgtccccccccacacacacccagggacccccccggaccccccggCGCGGCCGCAGCCCtcaccagctcctgccccttCCGGCTCTCGTGGTTGGTGAAGAAGCGGAAGCCATCGGGCCCGAAGCCCTTGAGCAGCACCATGCGGGCCGAGGGCTTCCCGTCCCTGTGGCAGGAGAGGGCAGGCGATGGCAGGTGCCCCCCGGACCCCCctgctgtccccccccccctccacggCCTCACCTGGTGCAGGTGGCCAAGCACATGGCGTTGGCCTCCCCGATGGCCGGGCACCCCACGGCCTCCTCGAACCAGGCCCCGAACTGCTGGATGGGGTCGCGGGAGGCCAAGTGCTGCTCCTCGAAggcctggggacacgggggacacgGTAAGGGGGGGGGGCACCCTGGCCTTTGGGGACACAGACAGCACTGGGGGGTCACAGCAGGCTCAAGGGCACAGGGGATGGGtgaccccagccctgggggtgcaACAAGTGCAAGGAGGGGGGGGCACCCTATAGGTGCTGGGGATACAGCCAGCATGAAAGGGGGGGGCACCCAAGTCTTGGGGGGAGTCACCCCAATTCCAGTGGCACAACCAGCATTGGGGGGGGTCACCCTGGTTCTAGGGTCACTACCAGCACGGGGTGGAGGGGAATCCCTTGGGGACAGCCTGGGGGGGTCACCCCGATTTCAGGAGCACAACTACACACAGGGTGGGGGTCACCCCAGGCCTTAGGGACAACCTGGGGGTGTCACCCCTGTCCCAAGGTTGCTACCAGCACGGTGGGGGGGGGTTCCTCAAGCCTTGGGGACATTCTGGGAGGATGGCACCCCAATTCCAGGGGCACAAccagcctggggggggggggacacacccTGGTTCTAGGGTCATTATcagcatggggtgggggggggtccctcgGGCCTTGGGGACAGTCTGGGGGGGGGTCACCCCAATTCCAGGGGCACAATTAGCACGTGGGGGGGGTCACCCTGggccctggggacagcctggggGTGTCACCTCAGGATTTAGGGCCAGCCTGCGGGGGGGGGTCACGGCGGAGGGGTCACCCCGGGCCTTGGGGCCAGCTTGGGGGGGGTCACCCTGGTTCTAGGGTCACCACCAGCACGGTGGGGGGGTCACGCCGGGCCCTGGGGCCAGCCGGGGGGTCACCCCGtccccagcacacagccagGCCGGGGGTCCCCGCGCCCCCGTTCGCCCCACGgagccgccgcccccccccgccgggcccggccccacCTCCGCGGCCCCCCGGTAGCTCCTCCGCAGCGGCCCCAGGTCCATCCCGGCCGCCGGGACCCGCGCGGGGCCCAAGgccgccgcgccccccgccaggccccgccccggggcggggcgAATCCCGGCCACGCCCTAACGGCAACCAATAGGAAGCGGCGGAGCACGCCCACCGCGGGGAGGGGTGAGGAGAGCTGCCAGCCAATtggaggaggcggcgggggcgggaCGGAGGGACCCGGAAGTGGTGTCGGGCAGCCCATGGAGGGGCCCTTAAAGGTACAGTGTCCCCCGGGGGCGGGGGACAAGGCGGGGACAGGGCTGAGGGGGCGGGGAATGGGGACAGGGCGGGGAGCACTGGGGTCGGGGGACCACTGGGAGGGccactgggggggcactgggggggcactgggggacactggggggacGTTGGGGGTGCActgaggggacactggggggacaCTGAGGGGACAGGGACTTGGGGACATTGTGgacagggaaggcagggaggggatATTTGGGCCTGGGGGAAACTGGGGGGATGGTGACAAGGGAGAGAGGCTGGGAGACAGCGGGACAGGGAtttggggacattggggacagGGAAAGAGGGGGCAAGACATGGGGCTGGGGAacactggggggacactggggacaggggagtgggggggagAGACTGAGGGGACAGGGGCCTGTAGGGCAGGGACTTGGGGACAGGGCCAACCAGGTGGGCGGTGGGCAAGGGAGCTGCCAGGGGGTCcagaggggacactggggacagagaggggacacaggatggggcagggagcaggggggtgccgggggcccgtggcacagagctgctcccacaCACCGCAGCAGCTCCACGCCTCCAGCCGCAGCCCGGGActtgtttttcctgtaaataaGGTTCGTTTCCAGCGATATTTGGGATTCCTGTAACTAAACCCCTGGTTctttctgccctccctgccGCCACGCCGAGCGTTTCGCCGTCACCTCCTCACCCCCACGGCTCAGCACCACGGCTCGGGAGAGAAAGGACCCTCAGGGGCACACGCTGCACTGGATTTGCCTCTGGTGACTAAATTTATTTAGCAAAGAAAGCTCCCGGCTGACTCCACACCGGCCAAGCAGTTACAGTTAATAAAGTCAAACAGATCTTATCCAGAAAACAACCTCGGGCAGTTACaactaaaaaataaagtggatttgtttaatttaaaagctcAAAAATAATAAgccatatgttttttttttttaaacatgtagtAAACACAAAAGCAATATAATCTATGGTACAATGTACACTGTACAGTGGGGCTGGCGGGCAGCACAcgggggaggaaaggaggggcTGAAGTCCCAaaattcaaaaaggaaaagccacGTCACTTGGAAACAAaagtggaaagagagaaagcattggagaggaaaaaaaaacctcttcagtGTTGGAAAAGAAACGTtaagaggaaagagaggcaaGAAGGTGGGCAGCATCGtccagagaaattaaataaaggttaaaaaaagcacTCACAAGACACGGCGCTTGTAACGGGGAGCGTAAGGCAACGATCTCCATAGAAAAAAGGGACCTTCCAAAGGGGGTTATATAGATATTTATAGCTATTTATAGACTTTAAATATAAAGTAGGAATGTGCTGTGGAGCCTCTCCCTGCCCGCCCGCGCCGCAGCgtgctgtcccctccctgccccgtcAGACGTTTCACCGGGCTCCGGGTCCCCCCCCAGTCCCTGGGGATGCGCCGGGAGGATCAGCCCCTCGCGCCCTCCGAGGGGGCTGCGTCTGCCTGGGGGGCTCAGGCAGcggtggcagggcaggaggacgTCCCCGAGGGCTCCTCTCCACGGGCAGGGACGCTGGagtgcggcggcggcggcgcaggcTGGTGCCCTGGCAGGGTCTGTCCGCGCAGGCAGGGAGCCGTGGGGGGCAGCTCCCGGCCCTACAAGTTCTTGGTGACCAGGTGGGTTTTATAGTGTTTCGTCAGGTGGTCGCTCCGCATGAAGCGTTTCTGGCACTGCGCGCACTCGAAGCGCTTGTCACCTGCGGGGaagagcggcggcggcggtcaGGGGGTGGCAGCCCGCGTGCCACCACCCCGGCAGCACCGTCACCAACCTGCTGTTGTTGCTGCCTTCCCCTAGAGCAGGGACATCCCGGGGTGGCAGTgacacccccagccccttcccgtGACACCTCTGTCACCACCATCCCCTGGAGAGCCCAAAGGCAGCAGAGACCCCCCCCCAAGCActccagtccctcccagtaacCCAGTCAAACCGCACGGACAACTTGTGGTGGCCCCAGATCATCCCAGTCCTCAGCTCCTGCAAGGCTCAGGACCCTGCGTGGGCTGGGCAAGGACTcgggggctgccctgggagtgggggggggggcccacAGACCTGTGTGGGTGCGAGCGTGCCGCTGCAGCTCGTCGCTGCGTGTGAAGCGCTTCCCGCAGAAGACCCAGTTGCAGACGAAAGGGCGTTCGCCCGTGTGCAAGCGCACGTGAGCGCGCAGCAGCGAGGTCTTGCGGAAGGTCCTCCCGCACTCGGGGATGTGGCAGATGTGCTTCTTCTTCCCTGGGTCCCCCGGCCTGGCGAGGAAAAGCACGGTTAAGCCTCGGGGACGTGTTCCCGGACCCACGGGgctgcccctctccccctccacgCTCACCTCTTCTCCCCGTCCTTGCAGTTGGGGCAGGTACAGGCCATCCGTCGCCGTTTCTCCCCCGGTTGAACGTCTCCGGAGAGCGCTTGCTCCATCTGGAGCTGGATCTGGGTCGGGCTCAGGCTGCTGATGGTCAGGTTGTTGCCGGAGACGTTCTGCACAGTCAGCTGCTGCTGGcctgggggaggaaaaggggggagTCAGGCTCTGCCCCTCCGCTCCCGGGGGGCCACGCTGCGCCCCTGCCCGATGCGTCCCTCCATGAAACCCTCCGGAGGCGGCTGGCAGGAGGACAGACCCCCCTGCACGCGTGGGGGACGGGACATCCCGGGTCTCaacgcccccagccccgcatGCAGCACTGCCacagcccccctgccccgccaCGTGCTGGTCCCCAGGCCGGTaagtcccttttttttctgaatatactGTGCGGTTTTTCAAAGTTTTCGGTTTGACCCTTCGGGGTGGGGAAATGaccaaagaggaaacaaaaaagaaactttgaaaaaacGTGCAATATATTGACCAAAAAAACGGGACTTACCCCGGACCCTAAGGGCCGCTCCACGCTCGGGCGCTCACGGAGGCGGCAGCCTGGGCCTCGCACAGCACCCGGCAGCCGCGACGGGGGCTGGAAAGAAGAAGATGGGGTCAGCGTCAGCAAGCGGGATGGCTGCTCTGGGGGCAgcggggaaggaggaggaggaggaggagtggggtCTGATGGCAGAGCAAAGAAGGGGTgactgcagagaggaaggatgggatcgggggtgcaggcagagcaAAGGTGCCACCACGTCTATTGGGAGAGAAAATGCGAAGCCGAGGGTtggggcagcccctgggcagCACTGTGAGACACGCAGCCGCTCGGGAGGTGGGCACGGCCTGCCTGAACCCAGGCTGAGACCCGACTCAATTCGCTTCATTCatgggcagcagccagcaggtCCCATCAGTCCCTCCCTTGGCAGCCGGGGTTGCAGCAAggcccccgccagccccacGGCACGCTGCCCAACAGCACCAACATCTGCCTGTGGCATCTCCCCGACGGCTGGCCCCAGACGTAGACACGAAGCAGCAATTAAAAACCCCCTTAAAAGCCACCCCGGCGAGGACGGCGGCCCGCTGCGGAGCACAAAACCGCGCTGGCCCGTGTTTTATGCTGACATCGTTTAGCCAAGCAAGAAAGAACAGCTTCCGACTGCAAAACTGAGCCGGGACTCCTGCCGATTCTTGCTGAGAGAGAAACCACCGCACGGCAGCAGGTCTTTCTGGATCAGAGGGCAGATAAACCTCCCgcagacacagctccctcccCTCGGCTCCCCGCCGGCAGCCCACGCCACCGGGACCGGGCTGGGGAAGGTTTGttgggcaggaggggaggacaGAGCGGCTGCCGGGATGTGTCTCTCCTGGCAGTGGGGAGATGAGCAGGTGACGTGGGGACAGACGTGCACCAGGGCTGCCTGCGGCTCCCAGACCGCTCTGGCCACTGGCCAGGGCCACGTCTGGCTATTTTTGGCTTAAGAAAGACACTTGTCCCATGGAGGTGAGGTGCTGGGTCCCCTCAGGCAACAGTGACCCCTCGCTACAGAGCGTGGAGGAGCACagagcttgtgtgtgtgtgaacacaCCTCTTGGTTTGGCTCCTGGAAGCCCATCTCAGCATCCTGCGCACCCAGCAGATGCGAGGGGAGAtgtcccagccccaggagctggcagtgctgtctgtggcaggggctgctggcccAGAGCCGCAGCAGGAGGGAACACCCCAGCGCACCACGTccctctgcctggctgcagcccagctctcccGAAAACACGTGTCTTGCCCCCAGGGCCTGGGCACAGCTCAGCCTTCCCCCTGCACAGAGCTCAGGAGCAaacagagctgggctgggctgcggggCAGCCTCAGCCCCTGTGCTCAGACGTGTCCTGCAGCTCGGCACGACCGCAGAGCCTGACCCTGCGGGTAGCCGTCTCCGCTAACCACCCTCCCTGACACAGCTCACCAGGATGGGCTTGGAAACACCCAGAACCACCACAGAGACACCCTGTGAAACCTCCCGGAGCGACAGGAGCTAGAGAGGCTGATGACATTTAACAGTCAGCCTCAGGGTAGGAGAGATCTGTTTACAAAGCTGCACCATCCCAGCTGCAAAGCCTGCTGCTGGTAGGGGGGGGCTTTCTGTCCCCGGGATCAGGGAGCTGCCTAcatccccccatccctcccgcCCCGTTGCAGAGCGGGGAGCAGCCCACCTCCGGTGTTGGTGATGGTGACGGGGACGCCCTGGACCTGCACGCCGTTGATGTTGATGGTCTGCATGGCCTGCGCTGCGGCCGCCAGCTGAGCGGCGTTCAGGCTGATGACGCCTCCGGCGGGAGCGATCTTTGGCAGGGTGCGTTCCTTGCGCGCGGCTGGTTTCTTGCTGCTGCCCCCCGCGCCGGAGCTGCGGGGCACGGGGCTGCTGCAAGAGGTGCCAGACGGAGCCACCATGCCAGTCATGGCTGGGGCTTCCTGGAGCAGCACTGTCTGCAGCTCACCCGATGGGGTTTTGAAGTAGACCTGAcgggaggagagaagaggaatggGACCAGCTGCTGTCACCAGTCAGACCCCCTCCACCGCGACGGTCCCCTCCCCACACGACCCAGGAATCTGGGCCTGCCATGAGCCAAAGAGCAGGAGAAGTTACCCGAGCATCTGAAGACCCTTTGTGGGCCTCCTGAAGAAGGTCCTGGTTTCCAAAGGCCTGGTTTCCAAAGGCAACACTGAAGACCCACGGTCCTACAGGCTGCGAGCCCCagtcccccacctccctccctctcccaggaGCAGGCTGGCTCATCCCAAACCTCTGCTGTGCCACCAGCTCAGGTTCAAGGACACTGCACTCCTACAGGTCCTGTAAAAGCAGGTGGCCAGCAAGGGAGACTTAAAGCCCTGTGGAGGGAATAGCTGTGCTCCCAACCCTTCTTAGACATCAGAGAATCCACCCAAGCGACATCTAAACTGGGCGCCAAGTTGAGGATGTTTGGCAGCTCACAAAACCCCTCAGCTTTTTACAGCCTGGGTAAGAGGTTGGAGGAGAAACAGGGCGAGGAGACCTCGCAGGAGGATGTACCTGGGTAGGAGTGGGTTCCGTCGTCTGGATCTGGAAGTTCTGGGAGGATTTTTGGGGGACGGTGGGGAGCGTGGCAGAGGCGGCCTGGACCACCCGCAGGGCCTGCTGCGGGATCTGCACCACCTGCGGCTCCTGCTTGGGCTGCACCACCTGGACCTGCTGCACCACAGCCGGCTGGCCGGAGCCTGGGCTCTGCACGATGAGCAGGTTGTTGCCCGCCTGGATGATGTTCTCCGCCGTGGTCTCTATTAACACCGTCTCCACCTGCTCGGCCACAGCCATGGCGGCGGGCTGGGAGGACGACACCGCTTTCTTCCGAGGCTTTTTGCTGTGCTTCGAGGGGTTCTCTGCGAGGATCTGAGCCTGCGTGCCCGGCTCAGCGGCGTTCACCAGGTTGTTCACGGGCACGGTGAGAGTCACGTTGCTGCCGCCGGCCAGCTTGACCACGTTGCTTGTGCCCTGCGCTGGCGAAGCTCCACCCTTCTGTGCCGGAGCTGGTTTGATGGGCACGGGCTtgtgagaggaagaggaaggagtgaGAATCGCTTGATTCGTGCCTGGAATAATCTGGATCTGGTTGGTGAGGTTGGGCTGGACCTGGATGGTCTGTCCCCCCGCGGCCTGGAGCTGGGGCACCGCCTGGTACTGGATGTTGGCGGACGAGCGGGTCCCCTTGTTGATGACAGTTGGGTTCTGAATGGCAAAAACCAGCTGCCCCCCGGGGTAGGAGGTGCCGACCTGCGAGCCCTGGATCTGGAAGAGGTTCCCTTTCGATGACAGGATCCCAAAGCTGTTCTTACCAGAGCCCAGAGGGAGCGGAGCAGGTTTGATAGGG is drawn from Nyctibius grandis isolate bNycGra1 chromosome 26, bNycGra1.pri, whole genome shotgun sequence and contains these coding sequences:
- the PNPO gene encoding pyridoxine-5'-phosphate oxidase, which translates into the protein MDLGPLRRSYRGAAEAFEEQHLASRDPIQQFGAWFEEAVGCPAIGEANAMCLATCTRDGKPSARMVLLKGFGPDGFRFFTNHESRKGQELDANPFAALVFYWEPLNRQVRIEGSVKRLPEEESERYFHSRPKSSQIGAVVSRQSTVIPDREYLWKKNAELEERYREAAVPKPAYWGGYILQPEVVEFWQGQTNRLHDRIVFRRLRDGSAPPGAMTRRGEGEWVFERFAP
- the SP2 gene encoding transcription factor Sp2, with translation MAATAAVSPSEYLQPAASTAQDSQPSPLALLAATCSKIGPPAVEAAVTPPAPPQPPPRKLVPIKPAPLPLGSGKNSFGILSSKGNLFQIQGSQVGTSYPGGQLVFAIQNPTVINKGTRSSANIQYQAVPQLQAAGGQTIQVQPNLTNQIQIIPGTNQAILTPSSSSHKPVPIKPAPAQKGGASPAQGTSNVVKLAGGSNVTLTVPVNNLVNAAEPGTQAQILAENPSKHSKKPRKKAVSSSQPAAMAVAEQVETVLIETTAENIIQAGNNLLIVQSPGSGQPAVVQQVQVVQPKQEPQVVQIPQQALRVVQAASATLPTVPQKSSQNFQIQTTEPTPTQVYFKTPSGELQTVLLQEAPAMTGMVAPSGTSCSSPVPRSSGAGGSSKKPAARKERTLPKIAPAGGVISLNAAQLAAAAQAMQTININGVQVQGVPVTITNTGGQQQLTVQNVSGNNLTISSLSPTQIQLQMEQALSGDVQPGEKRRRMACTCPNCKDGEKRPGDPGKKKHICHIPECGRTFRKTSLLRAHVRLHTGERPFVCNWVFCGKRFTRSDELQRHARTHTGDKRFECAQCQKRFMRSDHLTKHYKTHLVTKNL